The window GGGTATCTGCCGTAACACTCCCTCTTCCAGAAGCCGTTCCTCATTTGCCTTCTGCAGTTCAACCTGAGCTTCCTGAATTCCTTTCCGAACGACTTCGGTCATGTTTTCTAGGAGCCTTGAGTTTTCCTCAATTTCCCGGGCTGTGACTACAATGGTCTCCACAAGTTCAGAAATGTCTATGTCCTCACTCGTCATACCAATGTAAAGACAACTCTTCATACTTTTATATTCAGGGCCCATTTTGAATGTAAGGTCAGATTCcaattcatttaactttttcagGAGTCCAGCATGGATCTTTTCCCCTTCAGGATCTGATTTCAAACTGTTCTTATCATCATTAGCATGTTCATACCTGACAACCCCTATTCCAGGCCAGTTAGGGTCATCAACATGTAAGAGACCTGCTGTTCCTTCCACTTCCTGTTTAAACTCCTCTCACAGCTGCAGTGTACAGCTCAGAACCGGCAGCTTGCTCTGTATGTAGGCTACCAGCTGATCCACATCCTCTGCCCGGGTTCCTAAAACTGCTGCTGTCGTCAAAGGGCTGAACCGCACACATGTTCCCTCCACTTCCAGATCCATGACAGTGAGGCCACTCAAAGGCACCAGCTGTTTCAGCTGTTCTCCCAGCCAGCGATTCAGCGCATCACAAGAGTGTCTCTCCTGGCTGACTGTTGAAGGTGCCACGTTGAGTGCTGAGACAGCTTTAAATGCTGGATCTGACACTGAGCCTGTTAACTCCTGGAAAAATCTGAACACCACTACTGGAGAGCTGAGTTCATCTTCCACTAGGATTTTGATGTGGTTCACTTTCTTCAAACTTTCCTGCAATCGTTGACTCAGTTGGCAAGCATGCTTTATCCTCTCCACAATCCCATCAAGTCCCAAGTATTGTAAAGATAACCACAGTGGCAGGGCACGAAGTTTGTCTGCTGGCTTATTTGACGTAAGACCGGCAACTAAAGTCAAGGCAGGATCATCATGTTTATAGAGTGTCACTGCAGGAACAGCTGGCAAACCCAGCCACGGGCCAGGAGTCAGTGTCCTGCTATCACATTTGGTTGCAGCCAGCACTGATGAGGTGACATAACCTAGAGCCAATGTTGCCAGATTCACACCCTCCACGTGAAGCCATATGCCATACTGCTCACAGAGTTCTTTCAATCGCCCGATCTTGTCTGTGTGTCCTACTGCTGCAGTTCCAGCATTTGCGACAAGCAACAGGGGCAGTCTTCCTCGTTCTATGTCATCTTTAATCAGTTTCTCCAGGAATGCCACATCCATCTGATGCTGGGATCCAAACATAGTGTTACAGGGCACACGACAGAAGCAGGGGAAGGGCAAGCCAAGCTGATTACAAAGgtactggcccaggccaggtctaGCAGCAGCACTAAGATATATTACAGGTTTTTTGTTATATAACACGTTGAATCCTTCCACTACAAAGTCTTCATAACGAGAATGAATGGCAAGCCTACAGATCTTCGCaagtccttctctttcttcttcatggaaataAGCACAGCCATTTTCATACCTGAAAATTCTGCATAGCCATAAGGTAGTATCTGAAAGTATCCTAGTGGTAAGTTTTCTCAGCTTCTCTTTGTCCAGAGTTGAAATATAAGCTCCCAAACTATGCCCCAACAAAGCCATGTGACCTTGTTCTCCAATACTCTGGGCTCGGGCACTTTGGGGTTCCTCATCTTCATCTCCATGCATCAGATTCTGAACTAGCTGGAGGATGCTCACCATATCTTGTCCACTGCCCTGGAGTGGTCCTGGAATATCCCCTGATTTGACCTTCTTTCCATTTGCTTCCTCTGTTCTTCTCTGACTGTCCTCTAGCATCTTCATTGCCTCCTTCAAGTTTTTTCCCATTTCAGCTAATGTAGGATCTGCTATCTTCTCCAGGGACGTGTCCATGGTTGAGGCGGGTGGCGGAGTCCGATGGTGGCCTGGCTGTCCTAGGCACTACTTCCGCCTCCCGCGCCCCGCCGCGGTTTCCACGCTGGCAGCGCAGACTTCCCCCGCGCCCGCGGCCGGCGGGGCGGAGAAGAGGAGGAGCAgtcctgaaatattttcataacttctacataacaacaaaataaaaggaaaaaatctagtagaaaaatgaggaaagaatataaataaattcacagAGGGAGAACCCGCATAGCCAATACAATTGAAAATattaactttactaaaaataaatgcaaatgggtggcgcctgtggctcgaaggagtagggtgctggccccatatgccagagatggcgggttcaaacccagccccggccaaaaactgcataaaaaataaataaaataaataaataaatgcaaaagaatataaagtgagatatttcacattttcagattggaaaaacatttaaaagtttaatgCACTCTTTCTTGCTGAGGGGCACACTCTAACTGTATGAAAGCTGTTCACGTAACCAAAACATATGTACCTTCTTCCCTgatattctgaagtaaaaaaattttttaaatgccaaatatTGACATAGATGTAAAATAGAAATTTCCTGCTCTAGTAATGAGGCTTATAATGGGATGTCTACTTTAGAGAGCAATTTGTCAATACCTGGGAGCAGTGATACTATAAATGCCCACAATGGACATACGTTCCAGAGAAATGTGTGCAGTGTGCCAAAAGTGACATTACAAGATTGCTCATTGTAGAAGTGTGAGTATAGTTCAAAATTTGGACcccagagggagggtgattactcctgaagtgcatcttacaagggtatatgtgaaacttagtaaatgtggaatgtaaatgtcttagcacaataactaagaaaatgccaggaaggctatgttaaccagtgtgatgaaaatgtgtcaaacagtctatgaaaccagggtatggtgccccgtgatcacattaatgtacaaagctatgatttaataaaaaaaaaaaaatttggaccCAACCCAAATCTTTATCAAATTTAGGAAAATTgaccaaagtaaaataaaaagaattgagaaataaattGGGGTGCATTTATAAATTGGATTACTAAGGgtattttcaaaaagaatgttCAGATGAAATcacgctaaaaaaaaaaatcatgctgcaGGGGTTTATGAGCAGCATGCTGCCATTTTTTCAGTCACCACACCCATTTCTGAACTAGGAtttgcttaattttttcatttcttagtatttacaaatttttatttagtctACTTTTGGACAGATCTTAGCCTGGATTCTGAAATTTGCTTTTAGACTGGCGAATCTCCAAACTTTCCCATTCCCTGAACACATCTAATTTGAACAAATATCTGAGACTAGAAAACATCCCGTGTAAGTGAGAGAATAACGTGTTCTGTGGTGTTTGCAATAGGATGAGGGTTCATTTCCCCCTTGTTTCATGACTAAGAAATAGGGACAGTAACATCACGTTttgcataaaaatgaaattagattaATTCCAAAGAAGGGCAGTAGGTCCTTTAGTAATTCACTCATTCACATGCCCCACTTTTACACGGCCAGAAACCTTAATAAACGTTAATCGTTCCTGACCCACTTCCATATTAAGAACTTTCACTGTCATTTGAGAAGTActctgagattttttaaaaggaaacctACTTCCCTTGGAAAGCCTATCAAGTCTCTTTATCCTAGAACAGCCTTAGAGTATTATTAAGTCTTCATAAATATTGAATGCTTGTGGTCAGTTTTTCTTGGAAGAAGAATGTGGAGCTATCAAACCAAACTAAAAGCCATGTCAAAGGTTTAGAAAGCATTttagtgctttcttttttatcatgTGCACCTTTAAATTCAGGATGTAGGGAAGGGAATAAATGTAGCTATTTTACTCATTCGTTTCTTTGcagataaaattatttcagaatttgattacTTTAAATACTTAGTTCTTTTGTGGTGAAAACCAGCCagaatgtttctttctcttgcagAAATTTGGAACGTGATATTCTAGTTAAGTGCCAACCATAGGAAACAGAGGTTTAAGTTAACtactattttcaaaattaatatatttttattcttcaaaacaCATACTTCTCAGTCTTTATGACACTAGTAAATTATATTGCTATAAACTCCAGGgaaattttattaatgttttagtGTATCCTCATGTGGAGTAACATATGTTTTTTATGCATTCATAGATTTATGACttcaaaaatctttaatttcaggGTGTTATGAATGTTGTAATGGGTAGAAAATGCATAATTGTGAAATGATGTTCTTGAATTTTCATATACTCATGATAACCATTAGCTCTTGCATATACTAAttagaatgaaattaaaaactggTAAGTAATATTTCTGCAGCTCAGTTGTGTTGGACCAAAGATATTGTTTCTAGAATAAGTTGGCGGGTTCCTGCTTGGGGAACTGGGACTCTAATGTCCTTAACTTTAAAATaacttgcatttcattttatgcCTACTTCGTGAAGTACTTGTTCATTTTCATACTAAATTTAACCAAAGCATGCCACATCCGTAAAGGCCAGTGAGTGGGCTTCCTGTGTGTCAGATTTGGGCAAAGTGAAGTAGAATGTTAAAAATGGCAGTGAGATGGTTAGGTTAAAAGAGACCCTCACTGCTGACTTGTGAGGAAATTGAGATCCTCTCTCTGCACCTTTATATCCGTATCTTGATACACAGCAGGTTCACGATAAGATGGGGCTGATGGAGAAGTGAGTCTAAAATATAATGTGTTATATTTTGAGAATTCATGAAATAAAATGCCCTTTTTTCCATATCACTTTGCTGCTATTGTAATGGGGTTTGTGGTAGAGGCATAGGGGGCTTAGATTTTCAGGCTCAATACTTAAGATGCAAGTTAGTGACTCCTACCTAGACACTTGGCTTATAATTAGGACATAGCAGGTAGCAGTGGTGCATAGACCAATGATATACAGTCTATATTGTGAGCTTGGGACAGAGCTGTAAGATGCCTTTGAGTAATATATTCCTTTCTTaccttttagttttaaatttctttttacaaaaatgttttttatttaaacatctaaaattaaacaattactaaaaatgctctgaaaaattattttttaagttctaaaacatttttaaagaaaacatcattCTTTGTAAATTTCAAGAGTTTTTGTATTCTAGTATTTCTTTAAATGCTAATACTTTCTTAAACTGTGTCCCTCTAATTTGCCTGCCCCTATGAAACAGAATCTAAAGCTTGTTAGGACCATAAGTGAGTATGGTACAAAAAGCTTACTCTATTCACAACTTTCCTCAGTTGGGTATTTCCCACAAAAAGCAGAGTAATTTCAATTATCCTttcactttttctattatttcttttcttttaatgacacataaaaagcaaaatgaaataagtCATGTAAGTGAATGACCTTGTCCGCAGGCAGGGCTGTTTCCTAGCAGAACGGAGTCAGTTCCCTTTGACCAAGAGAAAGATTTCTCCACCCCAACACAGTTGTTCTGCCAGCCCCCTGGTTTAACACTAATATTGTTTCATTAACTCTTTAATAAATTTTGGAATAATATACCTATGAGAAATCAAAAGATGGAAACACTATGTTGCAAAGTATTAAGAAATGGTCAGTCCCTAaagatgatctgagaagatgttGTAAATCAACAATAGAGAAGGAGAAATTAATTGTATGTGATATGGGTAGTGGTTTGGAGGGCAGCCATGATGCTGTTCTTTTCACCCCAAAACTTCTTTCTCTAAAAGCCACCTAAATCTAATTAGGGGTTACACCTCCCAGCAAACACAGATGTCAGAAGACCTGGGCTCATGTTGCCTTTGGAACACAAAGTGTAAGGTGAGGATGGTGTGAAATGGTGCAAGATGTAAATTCAGGAAGGTGAGTCTGAGGAACACAAATAATTAAGagtgaaaataaagattaaaaagtgTATCATCcccaataaaatacaaaataatcgctatagtaaaataaaattagtcttGTGACTAATTTCTTGTGACTATCTGTAGGAGATTTCTTGTAAGTTCAAGTTCAAATAAAGGAGATGTATATAAGAAAACAATCATAGATGTATCAATAAAGAAATAATCAGTTCAGAATTACAGGCATTTTTAGAACAAGAACAGTAATCAGAATCTTGGTCTGAGAATAATCAGCACcactataaataaaaactttgaatATTTCATTCAAAAGGGCTCATCATTTTCAGTACAAATTGATGAAAAGGAGCAGAGAACTAGGTGCGTCATGACTATAACTTAACTTTTATTTCAAATACtaacaaaacaaagcaactttAGGtttccaggaagaaatacagaacACATGAGCAAAATAATTAAGTCTAGAGGTCAAAGATCAGCAATGCGTGCTTACAGTTTTCAGGAAAAGGGGTCATATAAAAAGTACTATTAGGACAGTGGGAAGTAGGGTGTAGACCAATGATATACAGTCTATATTGTGAGCCTGGGACAGAGCTATAAGATACTTTTGACTAACATAGCAAGCCATACCTTTCTGTATTGCCTTTCCTATGTGAAACACAAAGCTTCAGTCATGTTCCAATCTCATATCCAGCCAAGAGTTAGCCACTCACATGTGAAAAATGCATATTAGGACTAGCATTTGTTATTCACTACTAGACATATATTCTAAgtatgaacaaaaatgaaaacataaagatGTTTAGCAAAGAATGTTTATGGCATATAAAAATAAGCAGAGTCAGGAATCCCACTTCTTggtatttacacaaaagaaatgaaaactttattTAACACAAAACTCATATGTGAATGTTCATGGCATTCTTAAAATAATTAGCAAACActaaaaacaactcaaatgtctaaCTGGTGAAAGAATTAATTGTTGTACATACAATTGAAAAGCAGCAAACTACTGATACATGCAATGaggatgaattttatttatttatttattttatgtttttttgagacataatctcactttgccaccctgggtagagtgccatggcatcagcctacctcacagcaacctcaaactcctaggttcaaggaattctcctgtctcggcctcctgagtagtagctgagactacaggcactcaccaccatccggactaatttttctatttttagtagagacagggccttgctctttctcagactgttctcgaattcctgagctcaggtgatcctcccacctcggacTCCAAGGCTAAGATAACAGCCATGAGTCATCACACCTGGGCAACAAAggtgaattttaaatatattatgttaAAAAGAGTCTCAAAAACTATATGCgtttgtgattccatttatatgaaattttgtAAAAGTCAAAACTGGCAGAAAACTAATCCGTGGTTGTCAGGAACTGAGGATAGTTAAGAGTTTGACTACACAGGGGCACCATGAGGGCATTTGGAGGTGAAGGAAATGTTCCAAATACTGATGTGACAGTGGTTACACAACTGCATGGgtttgtcaaaactcataaaaCCACATACACCCCAGAGTGCATTttgctgtatttaaaaaaatggcccacatcacaaaatctcaaaactgcagatgctggcgtggatgtggagagaagggaacactttcacactgctggtgggactgcaaactagtacaacctttctggaaggaagtatggagaaacctcaaagcactcaagctagacctcccatttgattctgcaatcccattactgggcatctacccagaaggaaaaaaatccttttaacataaggacacttgtactagactgtttattgcagctcaatttacaatcgccaaaatgtggaaacagcctaaatgcccaccaacccaggaatggagtaacaagctgtggtatatgtatagcatggaatactattcagccattaaaaaaaatggagactttacatccttcgtattaacctggatggacgtggaagacattattcttagtaaagcatcacaagaatggagaagcatgaatcctatgtgctcaattttgatatgaggacaattaatgacaattatggttatggggggaaacagaaagagggaaggagggagggggtgggggcttggtgtgtgtcacactttatgggggcaagacatgattgcaagagggactttacctaacaattgcaatcagtgtaagctggcttattgtaccctcaatgaatccccaacaataaaaaaaaaaaaaaaaaaaagaagtggggaaAAAAGCTGAGCgtgatatggaaaaaaaaaatgtaaaagtagggGAAAAAAGAAGCACCTTATCTTTAAAAGGTAATGTCAGCACaccaatgtaaatatatttaaaaatactatacacttaaaaatgcttagtatggtaaattttatgttatgtgcattttgccacaatttaaaacttcttaaattcttttttttttttttggagatttactatattggtagagtgctgtggcatcacagctcacagcaacctcaaactcttcaacctcaaactcttctcttgcctcagccttccaagtagctgggactataggcacctgctacagtgcccggctatttttgttgttgtttagcaggcctgggccaggttcagacccaccagacccagtgcatgtggccagcaccctaaccaccgaGCAATGGGCTCCACGCCAAACCTTTTAAATTCTGAACTACTATAATGGACTGTTACCCaatcattaaaacaaattttcccaaaaaatcatcagtgaaatgggaAAATGCTTATATTAGATTAAACAAACACAAAGATGAATTATTAGTATGATTTTTCAACTCTGTAAATAAATCGTGGCAGAAACATTGGAAGATTAaatgccaagaaaataaaattcttggtGATGGGATTTTGGATGAGTGATTTTCTATCTCTGTACTTCTTGGAACATTACTGTTTTTCACTTATTCCttttataatcattaaaaatagaataatcagAAAGTATATGTGATGAGTTTAAATTTGTAAATCATTTAATACAGATTCATGTTTAAATACTACCACCAAAAAACAATCTCCTCAGATCTACTTTAAAGTCTTCTGTTCcacaggaataattttttttaaaccctagATAGTATCTTTCATTCAAGATGATTAGTTAAgcctgtttttatcttttcttgctcCAAATTTTCcatagaatcaataagaaaaagataaagggaaaaatatgtaACTCCACTGAAAAATTAGGGAAATTGCCACGAATTGCTCGGATTCCTTTAAGGGGTTTATGTAAAATATAGAGCAGCAGCAGTGGACCGAGGAAGATTCCTACTGTGTGGAATGCTGACGTCCCAAAGGAAAAGTCTGCCTGGAACATGAGTGGGAGAGTCCCAGAGCTGGTGGCTGGACGGGAGGACAGGTTATGTGGTGGTCATCTCTGGAGAATTATCAAACCTACCAGTATTGGCATCCCAAGAAAGCTGCCTCAACACTATTCTGTAGGATCCATTTCAGCCATTCAGTCAAtgactgaaataaaatgaaagcattgCCTCAAGCAAATTTCTAACAGAGAATTAGAGAAGGAGGACAGTGAGCCCAGCTAACTCAGGTGCCTGAGTAAGTTGGAGAGAGAAATTTCCTGGGGAAGACGTGCCACACACgtgcttcttttccttcttccataTAGAAGAAATACACAGGTGCACACATGATGGGCACACACCACATTTCACATTAATTTCAGTGGTTATATGGACCCTGGGGTAAGAATTGTGTATGACTAATGTTATTATATTAATCAACTAAAGAAGTCACTCTCTGTTTAATATGACACTTCATGAAACTTTTTGGTCCCCTGATCCATGAAAGTTAATTTCTTAGAATTTGAACTTTGAATCGTTGAGGTAATATGTGCTAGTAAAAGTTTAACAGGGAACTagaaccttattttttttttttacttcttgtaTCTTCTAtgaaatcattattttcttttttctttctttttcctttaggaATTGTGAAGGGCAGAATATTCGGTATAAGACATGCAGCAATCATGTAAGTcctacaataaaaatacataattcaaTATAATATATTCATGTTTTAAGTTATAGTATCACATGCAATGTATACTGTAGTCTCCTTGATACCCTTGTGGAAAATTTGAATATTCCTTTAATTCACAACAGGTTTTATATATCTAATACTTTCCATTTATACTACCATTTTAGGCCATGTCACATTCATGATCTAATTTGGTAAGCATTTAATAATTTCTGGCTTTATAGAAATGATACATAATACCTGCAAGCTCCTTCAAAGGTCAGAATACTGTGATGCCCATTATCTCAATGACCTTTGCAGTGTCTCCAAGCAGATGTGGTAGGATAATTTCTCTTTTGCAAATGAAGGGTCTGAGTCTGAGGGAGGTAAATTTGGTGTTTGAAGGTCACATGGGAAGAGTGCAAACATGAACTGGTCTAGTGCTATTTCTACCACTCAAAACCACACATTCACACCTACTACAAAATGTGTCAAGGAATGCTGTAGTTCACTCACCAGAAAATCACATAGAAGGAAGAATTTATAAACCTTACTCTAATTCCCTATCAATCAACACTAAAAACCaaaattcaaatattaacattttgctttacaaatttgaaaatataaaatgaatattagaaagagcctattttattttccacTCAAAACATTTCCTGAATGTCAGCAAGATGGCAAACTAGGACCCAAAAAGGACCAAAATAACAAATAAGTAACTGCAGTTCAGCTAGATTGACTGCAGGAGAGTAGTGGAAGACAGCAAGGGAATGGCAGAATGTCTGTGGAGCACAGCAACTCAGCACAGCAGCTGGAGAGGAGAGTAAAGCACCTTGCCTCTGCCACACCATCTCCCCTACCAGGATCAGCTCAGAGCCAGAGGGACATCCCCTTAATAGGTGAAAGTTAAGCAGGAGACTTCCAGCAGCCCTCATTTCCACCACACATACCATCTGTCCATGGTACAGGAGAATGCTATGGTCCTCTTAAGGTCCGAGCCTAATTTGGGGAACTTCTTTGAGTCCCATGTATGCATTTCTCCAGAGTAGGACCCCCTATTGTGCATCCCCACCTCCGAAGACCCAAGCTGCTACATCATGGCACTATTTTGCAACTTTAAACTGCTGCTAGAGTGCTCCTGATACTCTGGAGCACAGCATCCCTTCATCCATTAGGCTCTGCTGTCATTCCACCATGCTCACACAGATGGCTGCAACACTGTAATCCTGGCTACTTGGAGCCTAGGCCCAGTAGAGTGGCCATGACTTTGGCACCCAAGCCCATAAAGTACCCTGCCCCTCAAGGAATAGGTGGTCTTGCACAATAGGGAAGCCAAGCCAGTGAAATCAGGAAAAGAATTCATGGTCTGAGTGAGAATATTTTTATGCAAAGATATCAAAATAGGTATTAGCAGCAACCTTGCAGGTGGGGAGAAAATTTGGattatatattcaaagtgctgaaagaaaaaaaatgtcagccAAGAATACCATATCCACCAAAATtattcttcagaaatgaagaaaaaacagtCTTTCTCAGACAAGCAAAAGCTGTGGGAATTCAACACCATTAGATTAGCCTTATAAGAATGCTTAAGGGAATGGTGTAACTGGAAGCAAAAGGATAATAATTGGTATCATGAAAACATGTGAACTTGTAAGACTCACTAGTAGAAGTAAACTCATAATGAAACTCAGAATAATTCAGTACTATAATGCTGTTATGTAAATCTTTCAAATCTCTAGTATGAAGCTTAAAagcttaaatattaaaaaataacagctaCAATTACCTATTAAGTAACACACAATATAAACAGATGTAAATTAAggcaatatatatataatggggGAAGAGCAAAAGTCTAGAATATTTTTATGCAACCAAAGTTAAGTTGTTAGCTTAAACTTAACAATCAGCTTAAAATTATCTATTATAACTATAATGATCTATATATTGGTCTCATGATaatcacaaagaaagaaattacagctGATACACAAGAGTAAAAGAAAGGAATCAAAGCTTAGCACCACAGAAAACCACCAAATCACCAGAAaggtaaaccaaaaaaaaaaaaaaaaaaagaaaagaaaaagaaatgtaaacaacaagagaggaaggaagaaaagaacaaaagttcTACAAAACAACCAGGAAACAATTAGCAAAATAGTAGGAGTAAGTTTTTACCTATCAGGGATTCAAGGATGGTTTAAAGTattcaaatcaataaatgtaacaTGTCACTTTAATGGAAAGGACAAAAACCTTATGATCATtgcaatagatacagaaaaagcatttggcaagTCAACATTCCTCACAGTAAATTAAATATAGAAGGTATATATCCTGTCTCtgtcaatttttttgttgttatgaaCAATACTTGAGGCTgggaaatttatataaaaaaaggcTTATTTGGCTCACTTCTAATGACAGAAAAGTTCAATATGGGGCATCTTCATCTGGTGAGAACCTCAAGCTGATTTCTCTCCTGGTGGAAGGCAAAAGGGAGTTGGCATGTGCAGTGTCACATGATCATTGAAGAAGcaacagaaaggagaggaggttcCAGGTTCTTTTTAACAATCTGCTTTCCTGGAAACTAATACAGTAAGGGAGTGCGGTAATCTATTCACGAAGGATCCACTGCTGTAACCCAAATGCCTCCTATTAGGCCCTGActtcaaatttcaacatgaaatttgGAGGGGATAAACATCTAAATCATAGCATACCTCAGCACAATGAAGGCCATACATGACAAAAattgggaaaagttgaaagcttttcctctaaggtCTAAAGCCAGAGATGCTCACTTTtactacttctattcaacacagtgctggaagttttagccagagtgattaggcaagagaaataaaaggcatacagaTAGGAAAGGGGTCAGTTAAATTGTCCCTGCAGAAAACATGATTTTATATAGAGAAAATGCTAAAGAAACAATTTGCTAAGTTTGCTAAGAAACCGCTGGAAccaataaacaaattcagcaaagttgaaggatacaaaattaacatacaaaaatcagcagCATGTCTGTATACTAATGGTGagctatctgaaaaagaaaaaccagtccCACCTGGCAATAATTATACCTAAGAATAAATTTATCCAAGTAGGTAAAAGATCTCAAacctgaaaactataaaacataaatgaaataagttgaagaggacacaaataaatggaaagatatccttGTTCAAGGactggaaaaattaatattaaaatgccCAAGAGAAAGCaatcttaaaatttgtatgttggACTTTTGGGtggacattaaaaagaaattatatagaactacaaaagaccctgaataaccaaagcaatcttgagaaaaataataa is drawn from Nycticebus coucang isolate mNycCou1 chromosome 6, mNycCou1.pri, whole genome shotgun sequence and contains these coding sequences:
- the LOC128587464 gene encoding LOW QUALITY PROTEIN: pyridoxal-dependent decarboxylase domain-containing protein 1-like (The sequence of the model RefSeq protein was modified relative to this genomic sequence to represent the inferred CDS: inserted 1 base in 1 codon; substituted 1 base at 1 genomic stop codon), with translation MDTSLEKIADPTLAEMGKNLKEAMKMLEDSQRRTEEANGKKVKSGDIPGPLQGSGQDMVSILQLVQNLMHGDEDEEPQSARAQSIGEQGHMALLGHSLGAYISTLDKEKLRKLTTRILSDTTLWLCRIFRYENGCAYFHEEEREGLAKICRLAIHSRYEDFVVEGFNVLYNKKPVIYLSAAARPGLGQYLCNQLGLPFPCFCRVPCNTMFGSQHQMDVAFLEKLIKDDIERGRLPLLLVANAGTAAVGHTDKIGRLKELCEQYGIWLHVEGVNLATLALGYVTSSVLAATKCDSRTLTPGPWLGLPAVPAVTLYKHDDPALTLVAGLTSNKPADKLRALPLWLSLQYLGLDGIVERIKHACQLSQRLQESLKKVNHIKILVEDELSSPVVVFRFFQELTGSVSDPAFKAVSALNVAPSTVSQERHSCDALNRWLGEQLKQLVPLSGLTVMDLEVEGTCVRFSPLTTAAVLGTRAEDVDQLVAYIQSKLPVLSCTLQLXEEFKQEVEGTAGLLHVDDPNWPGIGVVRYEHANDDKNSLKSDPEGEKIHAGLLKKLNELESDLTFKMGPEYKSMKSCLYIGMTSEDIDISELVETIVVTAREIEENSRLLENMTEVVRKGIQEAQVELQKANEERLLEEGVLRQIPVVGSVLNWFSPVQALQKGRTFNLTEGSLESTEPIYVYKAQGSGVTPPPTPSGSRPKQRLPGQKPFKXSLRGSDALSETSSVSHIEDLEKAEHLSSGPEHNILESSRPEGHPGAPTPQKADKTEALQKKAQHPEDDPPQVEEPENLR